The sequence GCCCTCGCCGCCGCGCTCGACGCCGACGTGTGCGAGATCTACAGCGACGTGGACGGCATCTTCACCGCCGATCCGCGCGTGATCCCGAAGGCGCAGAAGCTCGATCACGTTTCGAGCGAGGAGATGCTGGAGCTCGCCGCCAACGGCGCCAAGGTGCTCTACATCCGCGCCGTCGAGTACGCGCGCCGTCACGGCGTCCTCATTCACGCTCGGTCGACGTTCTCGTCGGCCGAGGGCACGTACGTTCTGGGCGAGGGTATGAAGAACCCTCGCGAAGCCGAGGGAGCAGTCATGGAAGAACCGATCGTCGCCGGGGTCGCCACCGACTTCAGCCAGGCCAAGATCACGGTCGCGGGCGTGCCCGACGTCCCCGGCAAGGCCGCCGAGATCTTCAAGATCGTGGCCAAGTCCGGCGCGAACGTCGACATGATCGTGCAGAATGTCTCGGCCACCGGGCGCACCGACATCTCCTTCACCGTCCCCAAGGCGGATGCCGCGGCAGCGCTCAAGGCGCTGGCGGGGGATCAGACCGAGGTGGGCTTCCAGAATCTGATCCACGACGACCAGATCGGCAAGCTCTCCGTCGTCGGTGCGGGTATGCGCACTCACTCCGGCGTTTCCGCGACGCTGTTCGAGGCGCTCTCCGCCGGCGGCATCAACATCGAGATGATCTCGACGTCCGAGATCCGCATCTCGGTGGTCCTGCGCGACACCGACCTGACCGAGGCCGCGCGCACCGTGCACACCGCCTACGGACTCGACGGGGATTCCGACGCCACGGTCCACGCCGGCACCGGACGCTGATCTCCGCCATCCGCCTTCGCTTTCCTGCCGACTGTGCGGGCGTGTGCAGCGTGGAAGCCGCATCGCCTCGGACCGCGGTAGACTCACCGAAACCCTGACACCGGCGCCAGGCGCAGCATCCGCATCCCGACGCCGCGCCCGAAGCCTCGTACGCCGCACCGCACGACGCCAAGGAACATCATGACCCGCATCTCCGAATCAGGACTCTCCGTCGCCATCGTCGGCGCCACCGGCCAGGTGGGCACCGTGATGCGCGAGATTCTCGCCGAGCGGTCGTTCCCGATCCGCGACCTGCGCCTGTTCTCCTCCGCACGTTCCGCCGGCACCGCGATCGAATTCGGTGGCGCGACCGTCATCGTCGAAGACGTCGAGACGGCGGATGCCGCGGGCATCGACATCGCCCTGTTCTCCGCCGGGGCCACCGCGAGCCGTGCCTACGCGCCGCGTTTCGCCGCTGCCGGTGCCGTGGTCGTCGACAACTCCAGCGCTTGGCGCATGGACCCCGAGGTTCCGCTCGTCGTCAGCGAAGTGAACCCGCACGCGATCGATGAGCGCCCCAAGGGCATCATCGCGAACCCGAACTGCACCACGATGGCCGCGATGCCGGTGCTGAAGGCGCTGGATGCCGAGGCCGGCCTCGAGCGCCTGATCGTGTCGACCTACCAGGCGGTCTCTGGCTCCGGCCTCGCCGGTGCGCAGGAACTGCTCGGCCAGGTCGAGGGCGTGCTCGCTCAGGGCGACACCCTGCGTCTCGTGCACGATGGCTCGGCGGTCGACTTCCCCGAGCCCGAGAAGTACGTCGCACCGATCGCGTTCGACGTGATCCCGTTCGCCGGCAACCTCGTCGACGACGGCGACAACGAGACCGACGAGGAGAAGAAGCTCCGCAACGAGAGCCGCAAGATCCTCGAACTCCCCGGCCTCCGCGTGGCGGGCACGTGCGTGCGCGTCCCGGTCTTCACCGGTCACTCGCTGTCGATCAACGTCGAGTTCGCTCGGGACATCACGCCCGAGCGTGCCCGCGAGGTCCTGAGCGCGGCTCCCGGCGTCGTACTCGACGAGGTTCCGACCCCGCTGCAGGCGGCGGGCAAGGACCCGAGCTTCGTCGGCCGCATCCGTGCCGACCAGTCGGCAGCTGAGGGCAAGGGTCTCGTCCTCTTCATCAGCAACGACAACCTGCGCAAGGGTGCGGCGCTGAACGCCGTGCAGATCGCCGAGGTCCTCGCGGAGCGTCTGGTCATAGCCTGACGGTATCCCCGCCATGTCGAACCGGTCTGGCAGGGTCGGACGCATGGTCTGCGACCCCGTGCCCGCGAACTAGACTGGTTCGGTGACAGAAAACGTCGATGTCGTCCTGATCGGCGGTGGCATCATGAGCGCCACCCTGGGTACTCTCCTGCATGAGCTGCAGCCGGAGTGGAAGATCGTCGCCTTCGAGCGACTCTCCGATGTGGCTCAGGAGAGCTCGAACCCGTGGAACAACGCCGGCACGGGGCACGCCGCCCTGTGCGAGTTGAACTACATGCCGCAGCAGGGCGACGCTCCGCTCGACCCCGCCAAGGCCGTGTCGATCAACGAGCAGTTCCAGCAGAGCCGGCAGTTCTGGTCGTCGCTGGTCGAGAAGGGTGTGCTCGACGCGCCGTCGACGTTCATCAACGCGACTCCGCACATGACGTTCGTCCGCGGCGAGAAGGATGTCGCCTACCTCAAGGCCCGCTACGAGGTGCTCAAGGAGCAGCCCCTGTTCGCCGGCATCGAGTACAGCGAGGACTCCCGCGTCATCAACCAGTGGGCGCCGCTGCTCATGCAGCAGCGCCGCAAGGGTGAGCCGTTCGCCGCGACGCGCGTGCCGGCCGGCACCGATGTCGACTTCGGAGCCCTGACGCACCAGCTCTTCGACCACCTGACCGAGTCGGGTGTCACGCTGCGCACGAACCACGAGGTGCGCAGCCTCAAGAAGCAGAAGGACGGCGGCTGGCTGGTCAAGTACCGCACGACCATCGGTCGCACGCCGAACGAGATCAAGGCGCGCTTCGTGTTCGTAGGTGCGGGCGGCTGGGCGCTCAAGCTGCTGCAGAATTCCGGCATTCCTGAGATCAAGGGCTACGGCGTCTTCCCGATCGGCGGCCAGTTCCTCAAGACCACGAACCCGAAGGTCGTCGCGCAGCACAAGGCGAAGGTCTACTCGCAGGCATCCGTCGGCGCTCCGCCGATGTCGGTTCCGCACCTCGATACCCGCGTCGTCGGTGGTGAGTCCTCGCTCATGTTCGGGCCGTTCGCGACGTTCAGCCCGAAGTTCCTCAAGAACGGATCGATGCTCGACATCGTCTCGCAGGTGCGCCCGCACAACCTGCTGCCGATGCTGCAGGTCGCCGTGAAGAACCCCGACCTGATCACCTACCTGGTCGGCGAGCTGCTGAAGAACCACGCCAAGAAGGTCGACAGCCTGCGCACGTTCATGCCGACGGCCAAGGACGAGGACTGGACTCTCATCGACGCCGGTCAGCGGGCTCAGGTCATGAAGAAGGACCCGAA is a genomic window of Microbacterium maritypicum containing:
- a CDS encoding aspartate kinase — protein: MALIVQKYGGSSVADAESIKRVAKRIVDTRRAGHDVVVAVSAMGDTTDELLELANEVAPIPAPRELDMLLSSGERISMALLAMAIHSMGFEARSFTGSQAGMITDSQHGAARIVDVTPVRLREALDEGAIVIVAGFQGFNRDTRDITTLGRGGSDTTAVALAAALDADVCEIYSDVDGIFTADPRVIPKAQKLDHVSSEEMLELAANGAKVLYIRAVEYARRHGVLIHARSTFSSAEGTYVLGEGMKNPREAEGAVMEEPIVAGVATDFSQAKITVAGVPDVPGKAAEIFKIVAKSGANVDMIVQNVSATGRTDISFTVPKADAAAALKALAGDQTEVGFQNLIHDDQIGKLSVVGAGMRTHSGVSATLFEALSAGGINIEMISTSEIRISVVLRDTDLTEAARTVHTAYGLDGDSDATVHAGTGR
- a CDS encoding aspartate-semialdehyde dehydrogenase, with the protein product MTRISESGLSVAIVGATGQVGTVMREILAERSFPIRDLRLFSSARSAGTAIEFGGATVIVEDVETADAAGIDIALFSAGATASRAYAPRFAAAGAVVVDNSSAWRMDPEVPLVVSEVNPHAIDERPKGIIANPNCTTMAAMPVLKALDAEAGLERLIVSTYQAVSGSGLAGAQELLGQVEGVLAQGDTLRLVHDGSAVDFPEPEKYVAPIAFDVIPFAGNLVDDGDNETDEEKKLRNESRKILELPGLRVAGTCVRVPVFTGHSLSINVEFARDITPERAREVLSAAPGVVLDEVPTPLQAAGKDPSFVGRIRADQSAAEGKGLVLFISNDNLRKGAALNAVQIAEVLAERLVIA
- a CDS encoding malate:quinone oxidoreductase, which gives rise to MTENVDVVLIGGGIMSATLGTLLHELQPEWKIVAFERLSDVAQESSNPWNNAGTGHAALCELNYMPQQGDAPLDPAKAVSINEQFQQSRQFWSSLVEKGVLDAPSTFINATPHMTFVRGEKDVAYLKARYEVLKEQPLFAGIEYSEDSRVINQWAPLLMQQRRKGEPFAATRVPAGTDVDFGALTHQLFDHLTESGVTLRTNHEVRSLKKQKDGGWLVKYRTTIGRTPNEIKARFVFVGAGGWALKLLQNSGIPEIKGYGVFPIGGQFLKTTNPKVVAQHKAKVYSQASVGAPPMSVPHLDTRVVGGESSLMFGPFATFSPKFLKNGSMLDIVSQVRPHNLLPMLQVAVKNPDLITYLVGELLKNHAKKVDSLRTFMPTAKDEDWTLIDAGQRAQVMKKDPKKGGILQFGTEVVSSADGSIAGLLGASPGASTAVPIMLELLKACFPDEYPHWEPELRALIPTFGEKLNTDAALAEQYTEATAATLGINV